In one window of Musa acuminata AAA Group cultivar baxijiao chromosome BXJ3-2, Cavendish_Baxijiao_AAA, whole genome shotgun sequence DNA:
- the LOC135631999 gene encoding ubiquitin-conjugating enzyme E2 4-like — translation MSSPSKRREMDLMKLMISDYKVEMVNDGMQEFFVDFHGPNESLYQGGVWRVRVELPDAYPYKSPSIGFINKIYHPNVDEMSGSVCLDVINQTWSPMFDLVNVFEVFLPQLLLYPNPSDPLNGEAAALMMRDRPAYEQKVKEYCQKYATPEDEGASSEEKSSEEELSEDEYDSSDEQVVGKPDP, via the exons ATGTCGTCACCGAGCAAGCGCCGCGAGATGGACCTGATGAAGCT GATGATCAGTGACTATAAGGTGGAGATGGTGAACGATGGGATGCAAGAATTCTTTGTGGATTTTCATGGCCCGAACGAGA GTCTTTATCAAGGAGGAGTGTGGAGGGTAAGGGTGGAACTACCAGATGCGTATCCTTACAAATCTCCATCAATTGGCTTCATTAATAAGATATATCATCCTAATGTGGATGAAAT GTCTGGTTCAGTTTGTTTAGATGTTATCAACCAAACTTGGAGTCCCATGTTTG ATCTTGTCAATGTGTTTGAGGTTTTCCTTCCACAActtcttttgtacccaaatccTTCAGATCCCTTGAACGGAGAGGCTGCAGCACTAATGATGCGTGATCGACCTGCTTATGAACAAAAAGTGAAAG AATACTGTCAAAAATATGCAACGCCCGAAGATGAAGGCGCTTCTTCGGAAGAGAAATCAAGTGAAGAAGAGCTTAGTGAGGATGAATATGATTCTAGCGATGAACAGGTGGTGGGCAAACCTGACCCTTGA
- the LOC135631724 gene encoding uncharacterized protein LOC135631724 isoform X4 → MEGFMFSSPMIISPVDVEPRIADVDEMIESSVGRELFEPILEPYEGMEFESEEAARAFYHTYASQMGFKARVSSFIRSKRDKTIISRQLVCSREGFRSTKDTNGEGRTKRPRIITRVGCRAMIMVKKQSSGKWVVTKCEKIHNHVLGTQGKVVMLDYDPYLHEDEEVIENPVGNETSMNSGAISDEMVVLPPEGEPGLEPHEGMEFESEHEAQIFYKEYAKRAGFRARISSYYRSKRDNSIISRLLVCSKEGFRAKKDENAEERLQRPRAVTRIGCKAMIMVKKRDSGKWTVSKLVKHHNHELTPRSASDDECSAEEDDELVEMERAFVLHEGDAITEPYEGMEFESEDDAKIFYIAYSRHIGFNMRVSTYYRSKRDKSIISRLFVCSKEGFYVKKDMGGESKIKRPREATRVGCKAMLMVKKNNSGKWVVSKFEKDHNHLLGSLSKIRKFRKQKLLSGSPEENQLELNHNGRESPTTRYNNLCREAMKYAEVGAASPDVYSVAMHALREAVEKVTAIKRKAGGVADLGPVVGKCSIENRNKQDSQIEPSTHLNQQSRTRSHPSESRSKSSYDRPPRKMRICNSGKQPRDHIGRSCPSKQLQQIDIVPHESVNMLFDEPVNELIQKGDG, encoded by the exons ATGGAGGGCTTCATGTTCTCGAGTCCGATGATCATTTCTCCAG TTGATGTGGAGCCTCGCATTGCTGATGTCGATGAAATGATAGAAAGCTCTGTTGGGAGAGAATTGTTTGAGCCGATTTTGGAACCATATGAAGGCATGGAATTCGAATCTGAAGAGGCTGCCAGGGCATTTTATCATACATATGCGTCTCAGATGGGTTTCAAAGCACGCGTTAGCTCATTTATCCGTTCAAAACGTGACAAAACAATTATTTCTCGGCAACTTGTATGCTCAAGAGAGGGTTTTCGTTCAACAAAAGATACAAATGGTGAAGGCAGAACTAAACGGCCTAGAATAATAACTAGAGTTGGCTGTAGAGCTATGATTATGGTGAAGAAGCAAAGCTCTGGAAAATGGGTGGTCACAAAGTGCGAAAAGATACATAATCATGTTCTTGGTACACAAGGGAAAGTGGTGATGCTGGATTATGATCCATATCTCCATGAGGATGAAGAAGTGATAGAAAACCCAGTGGGGAATGAAACAAGTATGAACAGTGGAGCAATAAGTGATGAGATGGTAGTCCTTCCACCTGAGGGGGAACCTGGTCTTGAACCTCATGAAGGAATGGAGTTTGAGTCGGAACATGAAGCACAGATATTCTATAAAGAGTATGCAAAACGTGCAGGATTTAGAGCCCGAATTAGCTCATACTATCGATCAAAACGTGATAATTCAATAATCTCTCGGTTGCTTGTGTGTTCAAAGGAAGGATTTCGTGCAAAGAAAGATGAAAATGCTGAAGAGAGACTTCAACGACCTAGAGCTGTTACAAGGATTGGCTGTAAGGCGATGATAATGGTGAAGAAGCGAGATTCTGGAAAATGGACTGTTTCAAAGCTAGTGAAGCATCATAATCATGAATTGACTCCAAGATCAGCATCAGATGATGAGTGCTCAGCGGAAGAGGATGATGAGTTAGTTGAAATGGAACGGGCCTTCGTTTTACATGAGGGTGATGCTATTACTGAACCATATGAGGGCATGGAATTTGAGTCTGAAGATGATGCAAAGATATTTTATATTGCATATTCAAGGCACATTGGCTTTAACATGCGTGTTAGTACATACTACCGGTCAAAGCGAGATAAATCAATCATATCTCGTTTATTTGTGTGCTCAAAGGAGGGATTCTATGTGAAGAAAGATATGGGTGGTGAGAGTAAGATAAAAAGACCTCGAGAAGCCACCAGGGTAGGCTGCAAAGCGATGCTTATGGTAAAGAAGAATAATTCTGGAAAGTGGgttgtttcaaaatttgaaaaagatcacAATCACCTGCTTGGTTCTTTAAGCAAAATAAGGAAGTTTCGAAAACAGAAGCTTTTATCTGGTAGTCCAGAGGAGAACCAGCTTGAACTAAACCATAATGGTAGGGAGTCACCAACTACTCGATACAACAACTTGTGTCGTGAAGCCATGAAATATGCTGAAGTTGGTGCAGCATCTCCAGATGTTTACAGTGTGGCAATGCATGCTCTACGAGAGGCTGTCGAGAAAGTTACAGCTATTAAAAGAAAGGCAGGTGGAGTTGCAGATCTTGGACCAGTTGTAGGTAAATGTAGTATAGAGAATAGGAATAAACAGGACAGCCAGATTGAGCCTTCTACTCATCTCAATCAACAATCTAGAACAAGATCACACCCTTCAGAAAGTCGGTCCAAGTCAAGTTATGACAGGCCTCCTCGGAAGATGAGAATCTGCAACTCTGGCAAGCAGCCTAGGGATCATATCGGTAGGAGTTGTCCATCAAAGCAG TTGCAGCAGATCGACATAGTTCCTCATGAATCAGTTAATATGCTATTTGATGAACCAGTCAATGAGCTCATCCAGAAGGGTGATGGATAA
- the LOC135631724 gene encoding uncharacterized protein LOC135631724 isoform X3, translating into MEGFMFSSPMIISPVDVEPRIADVDEMIESSVGRELFEPILEPYEGMEFESEEAARAFYHTYASQMGFKARVSSFIRSKRDKTIISRQLVCSREGFRSTKDTNGEGRTKRPRIITRVGCRAMIMVKKQSSGKWVVTKCEKIHNHVLGTQGKVVMLDYDPYLHEDEEVIENPVGNETSMNSGAISDEMVVLPPEGEPGLEPHEGMEFESEHEAQIFYKEYAKRAGFRARISSYYRSKRDNSIISRLLVCSKEGFRAKKDENAEERLQRPRAVTRIGCKAMIMVKKRDSGKWTVSKLVKHHNHELTPRSASDDECSAEEDDELVEMERAFVLHEGDAITEPYEGMEFESEDDAKIFYIAYSRHIGFNMRVSTYYRSKRDKSIISRLFVCSKEGFYVKKDMGGESKIKRPREATRVGCKAMLMVKKNNSGKWVVSKFEKDHNHLLGSLSKIRKFRKQKLLSGSPEENQLELNHNGRESPTTRYNNLCREAMKYAEVGAASPDVYSVAMHALREAVEKVTAIKRKAGGVADLGPVVGKCSIENRNKQDSQIEPSTHLNQQSRTRSHPSESRSKSSYDRPPRKMRICNSGKQPRDHIGRSCPSKQVQLQQIDIVPHESVNMLFDEPVNELIQKGDG; encoded by the exons ATGGAGGGCTTCATGTTCTCGAGTCCGATGATCATTTCTCCAG TTGATGTGGAGCCTCGCATTGCTGATGTCGATGAAATGATAGAAAGCTCTGTTGGGAGAGAATTGTTTGAGCCGATTTTGGAACCATATGAAGGCATGGAATTCGAATCTGAAGAGGCTGCCAGGGCATTTTATCATACATATGCGTCTCAGATGGGTTTCAAAGCACGCGTTAGCTCATTTATCCGTTCAAAACGTGACAAAACAATTATTTCTCGGCAACTTGTATGCTCAAGAGAGGGTTTTCGTTCAACAAAAGATACAAATGGTGAAGGCAGAACTAAACGGCCTAGAATAATAACTAGAGTTGGCTGTAGAGCTATGATTATGGTGAAGAAGCAAAGCTCTGGAAAATGGGTGGTCACAAAGTGCGAAAAGATACATAATCATGTTCTTGGTACACAAGGGAAAGTGGTGATGCTGGATTATGATCCATATCTCCATGAGGATGAAGAAGTGATAGAAAACCCAGTGGGGAATGAAACAAGTATGAACAGTGGAGCAATAAGTGATGAGATGGTAGTCCTTCCACCTGAGGGGGAACCTGGTCTTGAACCTCATGAAGGAATGGAGTTTGAGTCGGAACATGAAGCACAGATATTCTATAAAGAGTATGCAAAACGTGCAGGATTTAGAGCCCGAATTAGCTCATACTATCGATCAAAACGTGATAATTCAATAATCTCTCGGTTGCTTGTGTGTTCAAAGGAAGGATTTCGTGCAAAGAAAGATGAAAATGCTGAAGAGAGACTTCAACGACCTAGAGCTGTTACAAGGATTGGCTGTAAGGCGATGATAATGGTGAAGAAGCGAGATTCTGGAAAATGGACTGTTTCAAAGCTAGTGAAGCATCATAATCATGAATTGACTCCAAGATCAGCATCAGATGATGAGTGCTCAGCGGAAGAGGATGATGAGTTAGTTGAAATGGAACGGGCCTTCGTTTTACATGAGGGTGATGCTATTACTGAACCATATGAGGGCATGGAATTTGAGTCTGAAGATGATGCAAAGATATTTTATATTGCATATTCAAGGCACATTGGCTTTAACATGCGTGTTAGTACATACTACCGGTCAAAGCGAGATAAATCAATCATATCTCGTTTATTTGTGTGCTCAAAGGAGGGATTCTATGTGAAGAAAGATATGGGTGGTGAGAGTAAGATAAAAAGACCTCGAGAAGCCACCAGGGTAGGCTGCAAAGCGATGCTTATGGTAAAGAAGAATAATTCTGGAAAGTGGgttgtttcaaaatttgaaaaagatcacAATCACCTGCTTGGTTCTTTAAGCAAAATAAGGAAGTTTCGAAAACAGAAGCTTTTATCTGGTAGTCCAGAGGAGAACCAGCTTGAACTAAACCATAATGGTAGGGAGTCACCAACTACTCGATACAACAACTTGTGTCGTGAAGCCATGAAATATGCTGAAGTTGGTGCAGCATCTCCAGATGTTTACAGTGTGGCAATGCATGCTCTACGAGAGGCTGTCGAGAAAGTTACAGCTATTAAAAGAAAGGCAGGTGGAGTTGCAGATCTTGGACCAGTTGTAGGTAAATGTAGTATAGAGAATAGGAATAAACAGGACAGCCAGATTGAGCCTTCTACTCATCTCAATCAACAATCTAGAACAAGATCACACCCTTCAGAAAGTCGGTCCAAGTCAAGTTATGACAGGCCTCCTCGGAAGATGAGAATCTGCAACTCTGGCAAGCAGCCTAGGGATCATATCGGTAGGAGTTGTCCATCAAAGCAGGTGCAG TTGCAGCAGATCGACATAGTTCCTCATGAATCAGTTAATATGCTATTTGATGAACCAGTCAATGAGCTCATCCAGAAGGGTGATGGATAA
- the LOC135631724 gene encoding uncharacterized protein LOC135631724 isoform X2, whose product MYNECILYVCFLINASVLAVDVEPRIADVDEMIESSVGRELFEPILEPYEGMEFESEEAARAFYHTYASQMGFKARVSSFIRSKRDKTIISRQLVCSREGFRSTKDTNGEGRTKRPRIITRVGCRAMIMVKKQSSGKWVVTKCEKIHNHVLGTQGKVVMLDYDPYLHEDEEVIENPVGNETSMNSGAISDEMVVLPPEGEPGLEPHEGMEFESEHEAQIFYKEYAKRAGFRARISSYYRSKRDNSIISRLLVCSKEGFRAKKDENAEERLQRPRAVTRIGCKAMIMVKKRDSGKWTVSKLVKHHNHELTPRSASDDECSAEEDDELVEMERAFVLHEGDAITEPYEGMEFESEDDAKIFYIAYSRHIGFNMRVSTYYRSKRDKSIISRLFVCSKEGFYVKKDMGGESKIKRPREATRVGCKAMLMVKKNNSGKWVVSKFEKDHNHLLGSLSKIRKFRKQKLLSGSPEENQLELNHNGRESPTTRYNNLCREAMKYAEVGAASPDVYSVAMHALREAVEKVTAIKRKAGGVADLGPVVGKCSIENRNKQDSQIEPSTHLNQQSRTRSHPSESRSKSSYDRPPRKMRICNSGKQPRDHIGRSCPSKQLQQIDIVPHESVNMLFDEPVNELIQKGDG is encoded by the exons ATGTACAATGAGTGTATACTATATGTGTGCTTCCTGATAAATGCCTCTGTCTTGGCAGTTGATGTGGAGCCTCGCATTGCTGATGTCGATGAAATGATAGAAAGCTCTGTTGGGAGAGAATTGTTTGAGCCGATTTTGGAACCATATGAAGGCATGGAATTCGAATCTGAAGAGGCTGCCAGGGCATTTTATCATACATATGCGTCTCAGATGGGTTTCAAAGCACGCGTTAGCTCATTTATCCGTTCAAAACGTGACAAAACAATTATTTCTCGGCAACTTGTATGCTCAAGAGAGGGTTTTCGTTCAACAAAAGATACAAATGGTGAAGGCAGAACTAAACGGCCTAGAATAATAACTAGAGTTGGCTGTAGAGCTATGATTATGGTGAAGAAGCAAAGCTCTGGAAAATGGGTGGTCACAAAGTGCGAAAAGATACATAATCATGTTCTTGGTACACAAGGGAAAGTGGTGATGCTGGATTATGATCCATATCTCCATGAGGATGAAGAAGTGATAGAAAACCCAGTGGGGAATGAAACAAGTATGAACAGTGGAGCAATAAGTGATGAGATGGTAGTCCTTCCACCTGAGGGGGAACCTGGTCTTGAACCTCATGAAGGAATGGAGTTTGAGTCGGAACATGAAGCACAGATATTCTATAAAGAGTATGCAAAACGTGCAGGATTTAGAGCCCGAATTAGCTCATACTATCGATCAAAACGTGATAATTCAATAATCTCTCGGTTGCTTGTGTGTTCAAAGGAAGGATTTCGTGCAAAGAAAGATGAAAATGCTGAAGAGAGACTTCAACGACCTAGAGCTGTTACAAGGATTGGCTGTAAGGCGATGATAATGGTGAAGAAGCGAGATTCTGGAAAATGGACTGTTTCAAAGCTAGTGAAGCATCATAATCATGAATTGACTCCAAGATCAGCATCAGATGATGAGTGCTCAGCGGAAGAGGATGATGAGTTAGTTGAAATGGAACGGGCCTTCGTTTTACATGAGGGTGATGCTATTACTGAACCATATGAGGGCATGGAATTTGAGTCTGAAGATGATGCAAAGATATTTTATATTGCATATTCAAGGCACATTGGCTTTAACATGCGTGTTAGTACATACTACCGGTCAAAGCGAGATAAATCAATCATATCTCGTTTATTTGTGTGCTCAAAGGAGGGATTCTATGTGAAGAAAGATATGGGTGGTGAGAGTAAGATAAAAAGACCTCGAGAAGCCACCAGGGTAGGCTGCAAAGCGATGCTTATGGTAAAGAAGAATAATTCTGGAAAGTGGgttgtttcaaaatttgaaaaagatcacAATCACCTGCTTGGTTCTTTAAGCAAAATAAGGAAGTTTCGAAAACAGAAGCTTTTATCTGGTAGTCCAGAGGAGAACCAGCTTGAACTAAACCATAATGGTAGGGAGTCACCAACTACTCGATACAACAACTTGTGTCGTGAAGCCATGAAATATGCTGAAGTTGGTGCAGCATCTCCAGATGTTTACAGTGTGGCAATGCATGCTCTACGAGAGGCTGTCGAGAAAGTTACAGCTATTAAAAGAAAGGCAGGTGGAGTTGCAGATCTTGGACCAGTTGTAGGTAAATGTAGTATAGAGAATAGGAATAAACAGGACAGCCAGATTGAGCCTTCTACTCATCTCAATCAACAATCTAGAACAAGATCACACCCTTCAGAAAGTCGGTCCAAGTCAAGTTATGACAGGCCTCCTCGGAAGATGAGAATCTGCAACTCTGGCAAGCAGCCTAGGGATCATATCGGTAGGAGTTGTCCATCAAAGCAG TTGCAGCAGATCGACATAGTTCCTCATGAATCAGTTAATATGCTATTTGATGAACCAGTCAATGAGCTCATCCAGAAGGGTGATGGATAA
- the LOC135631724 gene encoding uncharacterized protein LOC135631724 isoform X1 produces the protein MYNECILYVCFLINASVLAVDVEPRIADVDEMIESSVGRELFEPILEPYEGMEFESEEAARAFYHTYASQMGFKARVSSFIRSKRDKTIISRQLVCSREGFRSTKDTNGEGRTKRPRIITRVGCRAMIMVKKQSSGKWVVTKCEKIHNHVLGTQGKVVMLDYDPYLHEDEEVIENPVGNETSMNSGAISDEMVVLPPEGEPGLEPHEGMEFESEHEAQIFYKEYAKRAGFRARISSYYRSKRDNSIISRLLVCSKEGFRAKKDENAEERLQRPRAVTRIGCKAMIMVKKRDSGKWTVSKLVKHHNHELTPRSASDDECSAEEDDELVEMERAFVLHEGDAITEPYEGMEFESEDDAKIFYIAYSRHIGFNMRVSTYYRSKRDKSIISRLFVCSKEGFYVKKDMGGESKIKRPREATRVGCKAMLMVKKNNSGKWVVSKFEKDHNHLLGSLSKIRKFRKQKLLSGSPEENQLELNHNGRESPTTRYNNLCREAMKYAEVGAASPDVYSVAMHALREAVEKVTAIKRKAGGVADLGPVVGKCSIENRNKQDSQIEPSTHLNQQSRTRSHPSESRSKSSYDRPPRKMRICNSGKQPRDHIGRSCPSKQVQLQQIDIVPHESVNMLFDEPVNELIQKGDG, from the exons ATGTACAATGAGTGTATACTATATGTGTGCTTCCTGATAAATGCCTCTGTCTTGGCAGTTGATGTGGAGCCTCGCATTGCTGATGTCGATGAAATGATAGAAAGCTCTGTTGGGAGAGAATTGTTTGAGCCGATTTTGGAACCATATGAAGGCATGGAATTCGAATCTGAAGAGGCTGCCAGGGCATTTTATCATACATATGCGTCTCAGATGGGTTTCAAAGCACGCGTTAGCTCATTTATCCGTTCAAAACGTGACAAAACAATTATTTCTCGGCAACTTGTATGCTCAAGAGAGGGTTTTCGTTCAACAAAAGATACAAATGGTGAAGGCAGAACTAAACGGCCTAGAATAATAACTAGAGTTGGCTGTAGAGCTATGATTATGGTGAAGAAGCAAAGCTCTGGAAAATGGGTGGTCACAAAGTGCGAAAAGATACATAATCATGTTCTTGGTACACAAGGGAAAGTGGTGATGCTGGATTATGATCCATATCTCCATGAGGATGAAGAAGTGATAGAAAACCCAGTGGGGAATGAAACAAGTATGAACAGTGGAGCAATAAGTGATGAGATGGTAGTCCTTCCACCTGAGGGGGAACCTGGTCTTGAACCTCATGAAGGAATGGAGTTTGAGTCGGAACATGAAGCACAGATATTCTATAAAGAGTATGCAAAACGTGCAGGATTTAGAGCCCGAATTAGCTCATACTATCGATCAAAACGTGATAATTCAATAATCTCTCGGTTGCTTGTGTGTTCAAAGGAAGGATTTCGTGCAAAGAAAGATGAAAATGCTGAAGAGAGACTTCAACGACCTAGAGCTGTTACAAGGATTGGCTGTAAGGCGATGATAATGGTGAAGAAGCGAGATTCTGGAAAATGGACTGTTTCAAAGCTAGTGAAGCATCATAATCATGAATTGACTCCAAGATCAGCATCAGATGATGAGTGCTCAGCGGAAGAGGATGATGAGTTAGTTGAAATGGAACGGGCCTTCGTTTTACATGAGGGTGATGCTATTACTGAACCATATGAGGGCATGGAATTTGAGTCTGAAGATGATGCAAAGATATTTTATATTGCATATTCAAGGCACATTGGCTTTAACATGCGTGTTAGTACATACTACCGGTCAAAGCGAGATAAATCAATCATATCTCGTTTATTTGTGTGCTCAAAGGAGGGATTCTATGTGAAGAAAGATATGGGTGGTGAGAGTAAGATAAAAAGACCTCGAGAAGCCACCAGGGTAGGCTGCAAAGCGATGCTTATGGTAAAGAAGAATAATTCTGGAAAGTGGgttgtttcaaaatttgaaaaagatcacAATCACCTGCTTGGTTCTTTAAGCAAAATAAGGAAGTTTCGAAAACAGAAGCTTTTATCTGGTAGTCCAGAGGAGAACCAGCTTGAACTAAACCATAATGGTAGGGAGTCACCAACTACTCGATACAACAACTTGTGTCGTGAAGCCATGAAATATGCTGAAGTTGGTGCAGCATCTCCAGATGTTTACAGTGTGGCAATGCATGCTCTACGAGAGGCTGTCGAGAAAGTTACAGCTATTAAAAGAAAGGCAGGTGGAGTTGCAGATCTTGGACCAGTTGTAGGTAAATGTAGTATAGAGAATAGGAATAAACAGGACAGCCAGATTGAGCCTTCTACTCATCTCAATCAACAATCTAGAACAAGATCACACCCTTCAGAAAGTCGGTCCAAGTCAAGTTATGACAGGCCTCCTCGGAAGATGAGAATCTGCAACTCTGGCAAGCAGCCTAGGGATCATATCGGTAGGAGTTGTCCATCAAAGCAGGTGCAG TTGCAGCAGATCGACATAGTTCCTCATGAATCAGTTAATATGCTATTTGATGAACCAGTCAATGAGCTCATCCAGAAGGGTGATGGATAA
- the LOC103975893 gene encoding dehydrodolichyl diphosphate synthase 6-like, protein MRKRSRKIVARIIGRLWRLFRRWLFLMFSFGPMPQHIAFILDGNRRYAKKHNLKMGAGHTVGFNSLVAVLRYCYELGVKQVTVYAFSIDNFRRKPEEVKGLMALMKEKIDELLDEDTIVHKFGLRINFWGCLHMLSEPARAAAERAMAATANNTGPVLSVCVAYTSTDEILRAIKKSCSKKTAEGCLRFTGDPVRDGACGAIAVADLEENLDSADCPDPDILIRTSGETRLSNFLLWQSTLTHLQNPLPLWPEFSLRNLIWAILEYQRVYPYLEARRRSLAKKHN, encoded by the coding sequence ATGAGGAAGCGTAGTCGGAAAATTGTGGCCAGAATCATTGGCCGTCTATGGCGTCTGTTTCGCAGGTGGCTctttttgatgttctcctttggcCCCATGCCGCAACACATTGCGTTCATCCTGGATGGGAATCGCAGATACGCCAAGAAACATAACCTCAAGATGGGCGCCGGTCACACCGTCGGTTTCAACTCTCTTGTCGCTGTTCTTCGATACTGCTATGAGTTGGGCGTGAAGCAGGTAACCGTGTATGCTTTCAGCATCGACAACTTCAGGCGGAAACCGGAGGAGGTTAAGGGCCTTATGGCGTTGATGAAGGAGAAGATCGATGAGTTGTTGGATGAAGACACCATCGTACACAAGTTCGGATTGAGGATCAACTTCTGGGGATGCCTGCACATGTTGAGCGAGCCGGCGAGGGCGGCGGCCGAGAGGGCGATGGCGGCCACCGCCAATAACACTGGACCGGTTCTCTCTGTCTGCGTTGCCTACACTTCCACTGACGAGATCTTGCGTGCCATCAAAAAATCGTGCTCGAAAAAGACAGCAGAGGGGTGTCTCAGATTCACTGGCGATCCAGTTCGCGACGGTGCATGCGGTGCCATCGCTGTGGCTGATCTGGAAGAGAACCTTGACAGCGCCGATTGCCCGGACCCTGACATCCTCATCAGGACATCAGGGGAGACTCGGCTCAGTAATTTTCTGCTGTGGCAGAGCACGTTGACCCACTTGCAGAACCCGCTTCCTCTATGGCCTGAGTTCTCGCTGAGAAACCTGATCTGGGCCATCCTGGAGTACCAGAGGGTCTACCCTTACTTGGAAGCAAGGAGACGTAGTCTGGCCAAGAAGCATAACTAA
- the LOC103975892 gene encoding large ribosomal subunit protein eL21z/eL21y-like encodes MPAGHGLRSRTRDLFSRPFRKKGYIPLTTYLRTYRIGDYVDIKVNGAVHKGMPHKFYHGRTGKVWNVTKRAIGVEVNKQVGNRIIKKRIHVRVEHVQQSRCQEDFRSRVKKNDQLKAEAKARDEIISTKRQPEGPKPGFMVEGATLETVTPIPYDVVNDLKGGY; translated from the exons ATGCCGGCGGGTCATGGTCTTCGTTCTCGCACCAGAGATCTCTTCTCCCGTCCCTTCCGGAAGAAGGGGTACATCCCTCTGACGACGTACCTGCGCACCTACAGGATCGGCGACTACGTCGACATCAAGGTGAACGGCGCCGTCCACAAGGGCATGCCCCACAAGTTCTATCACGGGCGCACCGGCAAGGTCTGGAACGTCACCAAGCGCGCTATCGGCGTCGAGGTCAACAAGCAG GTTGGTAATAGGATCATCAAGAAAAGGATCCATGTCCGGGTGGAGCACGTGCAGCAATCTAGGTGCCAAGAGGATTTCCGATCTAGGGTGAAAAAGAATGACCAGCTGAAGGCTGAGGCGAAAGCCCGTGATGAGATCATCAGCACTAAACGGCAGCCCGAGGGCCCTAAGCCCGGATTCATGGTGGAAGGTGCCACGCTCGAGACTGTGACTCCCATTCCTTATGATGTCGTCAACGACCTCAAGGGTGGCTACTAG
- the LOC135630944 gene encoding uncharacterized protein LOC135630944: MATSSSKQGAMEIDATGSLAITVERNPPEARLLELGIKSWPKWGCPPGKFPLKFDAQETCYLLKGRVKASVKGSSECVEFGARDLVIFPKGLSCTWDVSVAVDKHYKFDSSSS, from the exons ATGGCTACGAGCTCCTCAAAGCAAGGCGCAATGGAGATCGACGCCACCGGATCACTTGCCATCACCGTCGAGAGGAACCCTCCCGAGGCGCGACTATTAGAGCTTGGCATCAAGTCATGGCCCAA GTGGGGTTGTCCGCCGGGAAAGTTCCCTCTCAAATTTGATGCACAGGAGACATGCTATCTGCTCAAGGGCAGGGTAAAGGCCTCCGTGAAGGGTTCTTCCGAGTGCGTGGAGTTCGGCGCCAGAGACCTCGTCATCTTCCCCAAGGGACTCAGTTGCACCTGGGACGTCTCCGTTGCCGTCGATAAGCACTACAAATTCGATTCATCTTCTTCGTAA